The DNA sequence GGATGCTGGTGCGCTGGCCGGGCTCGTAGCAGATGAGCAGAAGTTCGAAATCATCGGTGCGCGCGATGCAGTTGCGCGTGTAGCGCTTCGGATGCCAGGTGCAGAGGTCATCGAAGGCCTCGGGCAGGATGTCCACACGTTCCAATATGCGCAGGTAGCCCTTGTGCATGGGTGCTTCATGCAGGGCCTTGACCAACTGCTCTACCGTACGGATGCGTTCCTGGGACATGTTGCCACGCGGCGGATCGGGCAAATGTGGCGGGCCATTCCCGGCAACGGACTGATATCCGTCATGCCTTTTGGTCCGTACTGCCGACATCGTCTGGGTACGCAAGTAAGGCCGGTCCTGTGGGCCTGCCCATGAGCGTGGTCAACCCCGGGTATGAGCGGGATCAACCCACCCGCAGGGTGATCACCGGAATGGAGGCATGGTTGGCCACCGTTTCGGCCACACTGGCGTTGAGGAATCCCTGGATCGCACCACGTCCATGGGTGGGCAGGGCGATCATGTCCATGCCTGCGCGGTTCGCGAAAGCCATGGCACCCTCCGCCACCGAGAAGTGGTCGGTGATGTGCAGCGCGACCTCGGGTTCGAGTTTGGCGCCCACCTTGCGCAATTGCTCCAGGGTGGTGTCCGTGTCCTGGAAATGACCAGGGGTGTTCACATAGAGCAGATGATACTTGACGCGCTGCCCTTCGAGGGGGGCTATCAGTCGTGGGATCCATCGCTCGAGGCCTTTCTCCAAGGGATCGCAAGGGACCACCACGTTCGCGATGCGCGCGGGTGGCGCATGGTGCAGGGTGATCACCGGCACGGTGGCCATGCGCACCACGCGCTGGGTGTTGCTGCCGATGAAGGCTTCCTTCAACGCGCCCGCGCCATGGGTGCCCATTACGACAAGGTCCGCTTTGTGCGCTGCGGCCAGGGCCATCACATCCTTCCAGGCGGCGTTGGGGGCCAGTTCATGCACCACCTTCACTTTGCGCCGCTCCAAGGCCGCGGCCGTGCGCTCCAGTTCGGCGCGCGCCCGGCCCACACGTTCGCGCGCTTCAGGATAGAGGGCTTGCTGTTCACGGGGCGCCTTGCGTGCCATTCCGGCACTGGTGAAACGGCCTTCCAGCCAGGTGTCGGGCACATCCACGGAATGCACCAGCCGCAAGGTCGCGCCGTGCTTCAGGGCGAGACGTGCGGCCAACTCCACGGCATGTCCGGCGGGGATGCTGAAGTCGGTGGGGACGATGATCGTGCGCATGGGGTATGGATGGGTGGAGATCGCTCCGTGGCCTGCGAAGATGTCCGCAGGGCATCAGGTGGCGCATGATATCCGTCAGGATCGCCTGCCAAGCGAAAGGGGAGCCGCAGCTCCCCTTTCAATAGGTCAACAACGGAGGATCACTTCCGCTCCTTCAGCGCCACATAGTCGCGCTTGGTGGCACCGGTGTAGATCTGGCGCGGGCGGCCGATGGGCTCCTTGTTCTCCTCCATTTCCTTCCACTGGGCGATCCACCCCGGCAGGCGGCCCAGGGCGAACATCACGGTGAACATGCGCGTGGGGATACCGATGGCGCGGTAGATGATGCCGCTGTAGAAGTCCACGTTGGGGTAGAGCTTCCGTTCGATGAAGTAGTCGTCCTTCAGGGCGATCTCCTCCAATTGCTTGGCGATCTCCAGCACGGGGTCGTTCACGCCCAGCTTGGCCAGCACGTCGTCGCAGCTCTTCTTGATGATGCGGGCGCGTGGGTCGAAGTTCTTGTACACCCGATGCCCGAAGCCGAAGAGGCGGAAGGGATCGTTCTTGTCCTTGGCCTTGTCCACCCATTTGCGGATGTCGCCACCATCGTTGCGGATGGTCTCCAGCATCTCGATCACTTCCTGGTTGGCCCCACCGTGCAACGGGCCCCACAGCGCGGCGATGCCGGCGCTGACGGCGCTGTACAGGTTGCTCTGGCTGCTGCCCACCATGCGCACGGTGCTGGTGCTGCAGTTCTGCTCGTGGTCGGCATGCAGTATCAGCAGGGTGTTGAGCGCGTCGGCCACCACGGGGTCCACTTTGTACTCCTCGGTGGGCAGGGCGAACATCATGTGCAGGAAATTCTCCACGTAGCCCAATTTGTTGTTGGGGTACATGTAGGGGTGGCCCAGGTTGTTCTTGTAGCTGATGGCCGCCAGCGTGGGCATCTTGGCGATGAGCCGGTAGATGGTGCGCAGTTTCTGGTGCTGCGGCCGGTGCGGGTCCTGGCTGCGGGGGTAGAAGGTGCTCAGCGAGTTCACCATCGCCGAGAGGATGCCCATGGGGTGGGCATTGCTCGGGAAGAACTCGAAGAAGTGCTTCATGTCCTCGTGCACCAGCGAGTGGTAGCGGATGTTCCCCTCGAACTCCTCCAATTGCCTGGCGTTCGGCAGGTCGCCGAAAAGGAGCAGGTAGGCCACCTCCAGGAAGCTGGCCTTCTCGGCGAGCTGCTCGATGGGGTAGCCGCGGTATTGCAGGATGCCTTCCTCGCCGTCCAGGAAGGTGATGGCGCTGCTGGTGGCGCCGGTGTTCTTGTAGCCGTAGTCCAGGGTTATGTAGCCCGACAGGTCGCGGAGCTTGCCGATGTCGATGGCCTTCTCGCCTTCGCTTCCGGTGATCACCGGCAGTTCGTATTCCTTGCCATCCAGTATGATCCGCGCCTTCTCACTCATCGTCTCGGGTATGCTTGGGGGTTCTTTTTCGTGCTATGGGCGCTAAGGTAGCTACAAATGGAGCGCGTCGAATGGCCCGCGCATGAACGCTGAAAGCCCCGGTACGCCGGGGCTTTCAGAAGATATGGCGAAGACCCGGAGGACCCTCAGCGGCGGCTCTTGAAGGTGGCCATGAAGGCCTGGTAGTCCTGCTTCTTGTAGTGCCCCTCGCCGAAGAAAACGAGCACGGGTTCCAGTTGTTCGGGCGTCATGTAGCCCTGCACCGGCGCCAGCACGTTCATCTCTTCATCCAGGTACACGATGGTGGGATAGGCGATGCGGCCGTTGACGTTGGCGATGGCGTAGGTGAGCTGGTGCGTGCCATTGCGCCCGCCGGCCCGCGCCGGGTCGAAGTCCGGGTTGCTGAGCTTCTGGCCTTTGAAGGTCACGGCCGCGCCGCTCTCGGCGTCGAA is a window from the Flavobacteriales bacterium genome containing:
- a CDS encoding universal stress protein — protein: MRTIIVPTDFSIPAGHAVELAARLALKHGATLRLVHSVDVPDTWLEGRFTSAGMARKAPREQQALYPEARERVGRARAELERTAAALERRKVKVVHELAPNAAWKDVMALAAAHKADLVVMGTHGAGALKEAFIGSNTQRVVRMATVPVITLHHAPPARIANVVVPCDPLEKGLERWIPRLIAPLEGQRVKYHLLYVNTPGHFQDTDTTLEQLRKVGAKLEPEVALHITDHFSVAEGAMAFANRAGMDMIALPTHGRGAIQGFLNASVAETVANHASIPVITLRVG
- a CDS encoding thioredoxin family protein, producing MRTHSLLLIGALAFGLLAIVRHAQAQTPGTTTTKAIQWLSMEEAQAKTKRVPKPLFVDVYTQWCGPCKMLDRNTFSDPKVADYVNKHFYPVKFDAESGAAVTFKGQKLSNPDFDPARAGGRNGTHQLTYAIANVNGRIAYPTIVYLDEEMNVLAPVQGYMTPEQLEPVLVFFGEGHYKKQDYQAFMATFKSRR
- a CDS encoding citrate synthase, which codes for MSEKARIILDGKEYELPVITGSEGEKAIDIGKLRDLSGYITLDYGYKNTGATSSAITFLDGEEGILQYRGYPIEQLAEKASFLEVAYLLLFGDLPNARQLEEFEGNIRYHSLVHEDMKHFFEFFPSNAHPMGILSAMVNSLSTFYPRSQDPHRPQHQKLRTIYRLIAKMPTLAAISYKNNLGHPYMYPNNKLGYVENFLHMMFALPTEEYKVDPVVADALNTLLILHADHEQNCSTSTVRMVGSSQSNLYSAVSAGIAALWGPLHGGANQEVIEMLETIRNDGGDIRKWVDKAKDKNDPFRLFGFGHRVYKNFDPRARIIKKSCDDVLAKLGVNDPVLEIAKQLEEIALKDDYFIERKLYPNVDFYSGIIYRAIGIPTRMFTVMFALGRLPGWIAQWKEMEENKEPIGRPRQIYTGATKRDYVALKERK